A stretch of the Nematostella vectensis chromosome 1, jaNemVect1.1, whole genome shotgun sequence genome encodes the following:
- the LOC5519043 gene encoding receptor-type tyrosine-protein phosphatase F isoform X3, translating into MVLAGRTSLGFTLLLVFITGNQGQRQAPTVTLTPKDFAGVTRGFVYMICNVTGSPMPTLTWYKNGSVIRNSRIQIFTMPYGGLIRIGPLRAKIHKATYECEADNGVGPPLRDSSTLIVHTASTKPAGFPRIAKHPSFKQRRSGDDVTFTCAAVGTPTPNITWFKDRLPIVLNDPRVSVLSDGRKLRITDLRESDNGKYSCVARNALGMVFSSQAMPARLFIVVVRSKPEFTLRPQDKTVDPDTDVELKCSARGSPTPSIVWEVDGSRISGQNGELIIRGIQRSGNYSCIADSNMGRVQAYAYVTVRLLPFAPSRPNAASITSDAIKITWHPRGAHVVTSYEVQYRLKGKTEWQEITNVRGMQSLVVSGLRPFSSYEFRVFAVNSLGRSRPSLMAEYTTSETKPGSAPRNIEAMGVSDTSFKAGWLPPISANGRIRGYRLYYSLDLLEDISQWRFMASSTNSTTVTGLTRQTTHFFRILAYNIAGDGPLSEVVAVKTQKGVPGQPRSVQLSVLSSTAIRVTWSPPRYPGDGIFGYDVYYNKSKQDMDTVIGAFQMNTKEIMGLTPYTVYKVAVAAKSDKGVGPMSFVLTARTDEDRPSDAPQNIQGRSRDSTTLEISWDPPRPEHRNGLITHFTIKYRAKGQRGAKYLTVDATKTSVVLHNLDKFTNYFIWVQASTKQGDGPFSDKHTVSTAEDVPNGAPRDVRIRVHNSTTMTVKWNPPTTKQDGKILGYMVFYTRVDDQGNQLRPPAQPESKDSMSEENHKVHLTGLAPETTYQIEVAAYTIKGDGARSVTRLAKTMAQSPDPPFVYLERASGDPISDVTLAWRTSATGVIEYKVRYAKSVRRLRGRDQGNLKMKEIKFKSHTTKQKFQSLANGIWYLFNVSLRTKAGWSPETSRWIEIPPGPPSGPPLNVRAVAVSSTSVEVTWSAPDIWNRGGPILGYSVMYNPANKRGDVTVKNVTSPNIFKVVLKRLKKFREYEVRVRAIGMLGMGPASEPFIDRTKEDVPGECRDVRPRTVGSDWVILEWLPPRIDAGIVSYKISYYGSKSFKQNGKDTPLTHADEVRVDALTADVQTFKVQGLVPHMKYTVSLSASNAMGEGPRAELSISTKKGKPPALAKPTMLRDEMNNGLIPVELHRASEKNGPISYYLVVVVPLDKDGKYPQGSNPDEYFKKVRRSAREAGQVKPYIAAKFLADQLPKKFLVGDEGFKNQYGYYNKRLVANSYYTVFSRAYVQTDDGDFVYTSSPFTDPVLITAPPSAAGLSGGGKGGLNLAYVIIPVVLLLVIVTVIVLAVLYVMRMRRRRRSKKESKCKDEEKSEPSDPVEMRRLNFQTPAMIDHPPISVLDLPKHIAILKADNNSQFTQEYESIEPGQTFTADSSQMECNKGKNRYPNIHAYDHSRVRLSYINGIEGSDYINANFCDGYRKERAYIATQGPMQHTAADFWRMVWEQRTFTIVMLTREEERGRVKCDQYWPTDGTDVYEGIEVSLVDWVELANYTISTLQICKEGASQPREVKHFQFTGWPDHGVPAHPTPFLAFLRRVKFYNPPDAGPIVVHCSAGVGRTGCFIVIDSMLERLRHEETVDIYGHVTVLRTQRNYMVQTQEQYIFSHDAILEAVSCGNTEVHARNLLHHIKKLTELGKGEVTGLEEEFKSLVDPSQAKKHKYGAATLAINRPKNRLANILPYETTRVHISPVRGVEGSDYINASFIDGYRQRGLFIATQGPLQDTVDDFWRMLMEQNSNIIVMLTQLHEGEWEKCYKYWPTDRSARHQYYIVDPIAEHEYPQFVIRDFKVKDARSDTVRNIKQFHFLGWPETGVPKSGEGIIDLIGQVQRAYEQQEEEGPITVHCSDGVGRTGVFTALFIVLERMRSEGVVDLFQTVKLLRTQRPAMVQSQEQYLFCYKTALEYLGSFDHYAI; encoded by the exons ATGGTACTAGCAGGGAGGACAAGTCTTGGATTTACGCTTTTACTTGTGTTTATAACTGGCAATCAAGGACAAAGACAAG CTCCAACAGTCACACTGACTCCTAAAGACTTTGCAGGCGTCACACGAGGATTTGTATATATGATATGTAACGTTACTGGCAGCCCGATGCCGACGTTAACGTGGTATAAGAATGGGAGTGTAATCAGGAACTCTCGAATCCAGATATTTACAATGCCTTACGGGGGGCTTATACGTATTGGACCTCTCAGGGCAAAGATACATAAGGCTACCTATGAATGCGAGGCAGATAATGGAGTGGGACCACCACTACGGGACTCTTCGACTTTAATCGTTCACACAG CGAGTACGAAACCCGCAGGGTTCCCACGTATTGCCAAACACCCTTCGTTCAAGCAGAGAAGGAGTGGGGATGATGTGACATTCACGTGCGCAGCAGTAGGAACTCCAACGCCCAATATCACGTGGTTTAAGGATAGATTACCCATCGTTCTTAACGACCCTCGTGTCTCGGTTCTGTCGGACGGGAGAAAGCTGCGCATTACTGACCTGCGCGAGTCTGATAATGGAAAATACTCCTGTGTGGCGAGGAACGCCTTGGGAATGGTGTTCTCAAGTCAAGCCATGCCTGCTAGGCTCTTTATTGTTG TCGTGCGCAGTAAGCCGGAGTTCACGCTCCGACCTCAGGACAAGACTGTTGACCCTGATACGGACGTGGAGCTGAAGTGCTCGGCACGTGGaagccccaccccctccaTCGTGTGGGAGGTGGACGGAAGCCGGATCTCGGGGCAGAATGGCGAGCTGATCATCAGGGGCATCCAGAGATCCGGGAATTACAGCTGCATCGCGGACAGCAACATGGGGCGTGTGCAAGCTTACGCCTATGTCACCGTCAGAT TGCTACCGTTCGCACCCTCCAGACCGAACGCCGCCTCGATCACATCTGACGCCATCAAAATCACGTGGCATCCGCGTGGCGCTCACGTTGTGACGTCATACGAAGTACAATATCGATTGAAAGGCAAAACCGAATGGCAGGAGATTACTAACGTGCGCGGTATGCAGTCACTTGTTGTGAGTGGGCTCAGGCCTTTCTCGTCATACGAGTTCCGCGTGTTCGCTGTGAACAGCCTGGGACGGAGTCGGCCGAGCCTTATGGCCGAGTACACTACGTCTGAGACAA AACCTGGTTCCGCGCCTCGTAATATTGAAGCCATGGGAGTATCGGATACGTCTTTTAAAGCTGGCTGGCTTCCACCAATCAGCGCCAATGGTCGCATCCGGGGCTACAGGCTGTACTACTCGCTTGACCTATTGGAGGATATCAGTCAGTGGCGATTCATGGCTTCGTCGACGAACTCCACTACGGTAACCGGGCTAACGAGACAGACAACGCACTTCTTTAGGATCCTCGCGTATAACATCGCGGGCGACGGACCTCTGTCAGAGGTGGTCGCAGTCAAGACCCAAAAAGGAG TTCCAGGCCAACCACGCAGCGTTCAGCTTAGCGTCCTTTCCTCCACCGCCATCCGTGTCACGTGGTCCCCGCCTCGTTACCCTGGTGACGGCATATTCGGCTATGACGTGTACTATAACAAGAGCAAGCAGGACATGGACACTGTGATCGGGGCGTTCCAGATGAATACCAAGGAGATCATGGGACTAACGCCCTATACCGTGTATAAAGTCGCGGTCGCCGCAAAGTCGGACAAGGGTGTCGGTCCGATGTCTTTTGTGCTGACTGCCCGGACGGATGAAGATC GTCCAAGCGACGCACCTCAGAATATTCAAGGTCGTAGCCGTGACTCGACAACCCTGGAGATTAGCTGGGACCCCCCTCGTCCCGAACACCGCAATGGTCTCATCACTCACTTCACTATCAAGTACCGGGCGAAGGGTCAACGGGGCGCAAAGTACCTGACCGTTGACGCTACCAAGACCTCAGTGGTGCTGCACAACCTGGACAAGTTCACGAATTACTTCATCTGGGTACAGGCGAGCACCAAGCAGGGTGACGGCCCATTCAGCGACAAGCACACCGTCTCCACGGCGGAAGACG TGCCTAACGGTGCCCCACGCGACGTGCGAATCCGTGTCCACAACTCGACTACCATGACAGTCAAATGGAACCCTCCCACCACCAAGCAGGATGGCAAAATTCTTGGTTACATGGTGTTCTACACGCGCGTGGACGACCAGGGAAACCAACTGAGACCACCCGCTCAACCGGAGAGTAAGGACTCCATGTCAGAAGAGAACCAC AAAGTCCACCTGACTGGCCTAGCGCCCGAGACCACCTATCAGATCGAGGTCGCCGCCTACACCATCAAGGGTGACGGAGCTCGAAGCGTTACACGACTCGCCAAGACCATGGCTCAGAGTCCAGACCCGCCCTTCGTGTACCTTGAACGAGCGAGCGGAGACCCCATCTCGGACGTGACCCTTGCCTGGCGCACGTCTGCTACTGGTGTTATTGAATACAAGGTGCGGTACGCCAAGTCTGTCAGACGGCTGCGAGGGAGAGATCAGGGAAATCTGAAGATGAAAGAGATCAAGTTCAAGTCACACACGACCAAGCAAAAGTTCCAGTCGCTAG CAAATGGAATCTGGTACCTCTTCAATGTCTCTCTTCGAACTAAAGCCGGCTGGTCCCCCGAGACGTCCAGATGGATCGAGATCCCGCCAGGACCCCCCTCGGGACCGCCGCTGAATGTTCGCGCCGTCGCCGTTTCGTCAACAAGTGTAGAGGTCACGTGGTCTGCCCCTGACATTTGGAATAGGGGTGGTCCCATCCTGGGCTACTCTGTGATGTATAACCCAGCCAACAAGCGCGGTGACGTGACGGTGAAGAATGTGACCAGCCCGAACATCTTTAAGGTCGTGCTCAAGAGACTCAAGAAGTTCCGCGAGTACGAGGTGCGCGTGCGCGCCATAGGCATGCTGGGAATGGGCCCCGCTAGTGAGCCCTTTATCGACCGGACGAAGGAGGATG TGCCTGGAGAGTGCCGTGACGTTCGGCCGCGCACGGTGGGTAGTGATTGGGTCATACTGGAGTGGCTTCCCCCAAGGATCGACGCTGGGATCGTATCTTACAAG ATCTCCTATTATGGCTCCAAGTCATTCAAGCAGAATGGTAAGGACACTCCCCTGACCCACGCGGACGAAGTACGGGTGGACGCTCTGACTGCAGATGTGCAGACTTTCAAGGTGCAAGGGCTTGTCCCTCACATGAAGTACACCGTTAGTCTGTCGGCGTCTAATGCAATGGGCGAagggccgcgcgcggagctcagTATTAGTACCAAGAAGGGCAAGCCGCCGGCGCTGGCTAAGCCTACCATGCTGAGGGACGAGATGAACAACGGGCTTATCCCAGTCGAGCTGCACAGAGCTAGCGAGAAAAACGGACCTATAAG CTACTACCTCGTGGTAGTGGTACCCTTAGACAAGGACGGAAAGTACCCGCAAGGATCAAACCCAGATGAGTATTTCAAGAAAGTTCGTCGTAGCGCACGTGAAGCCGGCCAAGTGAAGCCCTACATTGCCGCGAAATTCCTCGCAGATCAGCTTCCCAAGAAGTTCCTAGTTGGAGATGAGGGTTTTAAGAACCAGTATGGTTACTATAACAAGAGACTGGTCGCTAACAGCTACTACACCGTGTTCAGCAGAGCTTATGTGCAGACAGACGACGGG GACTTTGTCTACACATCAAGTCCCTTCACAGACCCTGTGCTTATTA CAGCTCCACCCAGTGCAGCTGGTCTGTCCGGAGGAGGCAAGGGCGGGCTCAACCTTGCATATGTTATCATCCCTGTTGTGCTGCTCCTAGTGATAGTGACGGTCATCGTGCTCGCGGTACTCTACGTCATGAGAAT GCGTCGGCGTAGGCGCAGTAAGAAGGAGTCCAAGTGTAAGGACGAGGAGAAGTCTGAGCCGAGTGATCCCGTGGAGATGCGCAGACTCAACTTCCAGACACCCGCCATGATCGACCATCCGCCAATCAGCGTGCTGGATTTACCCAAGCATATCGCTATACTCAAGGCTGATAACAACAGCCAGTTCACGCAAGAGTACGAG TCGATAGAGCCTGGCCAGACGTTTACTGCAGATTCATCACAAATGGAATGCAACAAGGGAAAGAACCGCTATCCTAACATCCATGCAT ATGACCACTCGCGAGTACGTCTTTCCTACATAAATGGAATCGAGGGCTCAGATTACATCAATGCCAACTTTTGCGAT GGATATCGCAAGGAGAGAGCATACATCGCAACACAAG GCCCCATGCAGCACACGGCCGCCGATTTCTGGCGTATGGTATGGGAGCAGCGTACATTCACGATAGTGATGCTGACCAGAGAAGAGGAGCGCGGGCGCGTCAAGTGTGATCAGTACTGGCCCACGGACGGCACTGACGTGTATGAAGGTATCGAGGTGTCATTGGTAGACTGGGTTGAGCTTGCTAACTACACGATATCCACGTTACAGATATGCAAG GAGGGGGCTTCTCAGCCGCGTGAAGTCAAACACTTCCAGTTCACAGGCTGGCCGGATCACGGTGTTCCTGCACATCCGACGCCATTCCTAGCTTTCCTAAGACGAGTAAAGTTTTATAACCCTCCCGATGCCGGACCAATTGTCGTTCACTGCAG TGCTGGTGTGGGTCGCACCGGATGTTTCATCGTCATAGACTCCATGCTTGAGCGGCTCAGGCACGAGGAGACTGTGGACATATACGGTCACGTGACGGTACTCAGGACACAGCGGAACTACATGGTTCAGACCCAGGAACAGTACATCTTCTCCCATGATGCCATCTTGGAGGCTGTGTCATGCGGAAACACGGAGGTCCACGCGCGCAACCTTCTCCATCATATCAAAAAGCTGACCGAGCTGGGCAAGGGCGAGGTCACGGGCCTCGAAGAAGAATTTAAG AGTTTAGTCGATCCAAGTCAAGCCAAGAAACACAAGTACGGCGCTGCCACGCTAGCGATCAACAGACCCAAGAACAGATTAGCCAACATCCTACCAT ATGAGACGACTAGAGTACACATATCCCCCGTGAGAGGAGTAGAGGGCTCGGACTACATTAACGCCAGCTTTATTGAT GGTTACCGGCAGCGCGGGCTTTTCATCGCTACCCAAGGTCCTTTGCAAGACACCGTCGATGATTTCTGGCGCATGTTGATGGAACAGAACTCGAATATCATAGTTATGCTGACGCAATTGCACGAGGGCGAATGG GAAAAGTGCTATAAGTACTGGCCTACGGACCGCTCGGCGCGCCATCAGTACTACATCGTGGACCCGATAGCGGAGCATGAATACCCGCAATTTGTCATCCGGGACTTCAAGGTCAAGGATGCAAGG AGTGATACCGTACGGAACATCAAGCAGTTCCATTTCTTGGGCTGGCCTGAGACAGGCGTACCTAAGTCCGGGGAAGGGATCATtgatctgattggtcaagtcCAGCGGGCATATGAGCAGCAAGAAGAAGAAGGACCAATCACAGTCCACTGCAGTGATGGTGTGGGCCGAACGGGCGTTTTCACTGCTCTTTTCATCGTGTTGGAGCGGATGCGATCAGAAGGCGTTGTAGATCTTTTCCAGACCGTGAAATTACTGCGGACACAAAGGCCCGCCATGGTTCAGTCACAG GAACAATACCTGTTTTGCTACAAGACCGCGCTCGAATACCTCGGCTCGTTTGATCACTATGCCATTTGA